A region of the Candidatus Cloacimonas sp. genome:
ATTACTTGAAATGTGTGCTTCACTTCCACCTTCTGTATCTTCAAATACTACTTTACGAAAAAAAATTTACTTGGGGGGAAATATATCACTAAATAATGGTTGTACTGTAAATGTTGAACCAAATTCAATAGTGTCTATTTTACCTAATACTCACATAACATTGGATAGTAATGCAACCTTTAATATAAGAGGAAGCATTTCTATAGGTGATAGTGTTCATTTTACCCTCTCAGATAATTCTACTTTGTCAATTTCTAATGGAGTATGTAATTTTGGCAAAACAGGCACAACAATTATTATTGATGGGAATGGAAATTTTATTATAAGTGATAACACACAATGTATTTATCCTATTTCATTTACCATGAATATTTCAGAAGGTACAAATGTTATTATTTCAGGCATTCAAACTTATAAAACGGGATCAAAAATATTTGTATCCAATAATTCTTCTTTAACATATCAAAATTCTATAATAAATTTTGGAAATCTTGTAAGAATGTATATTAATAACAGCTCATTTTCTATATCTTCATGTACAATTCTTCCTTCTTCAATATCAGCATATTATGATTCTATATTAGTAAGCAATTCTAGTTATATTAACATATTATATTCAACTATTAGCAAAGTTCCTATTTTTGTGCACAATTCAAACTTATATTTCATTAATAGTAATATAGAAGTTAATTCAAATAAAACTGGTATTACTATTAATAATAGAGACAACTATATTATTTTTGATACAACTATAGGACCTCGAAACTCCATAACATGTTTATCTGGTGAAATGGCAAAAGGAATTGAAATAATAAGATCACATTCTCCAGTAGTTATAAAGAATACTATTTTTTCAGAATTACAATATGGAATTCTAAAAACTACTTCTTTTGATTCACCTGATAGTATTTTCAACTGCTCATTCAATAATTGTATTTATGGTATTAAAGAAACGACAATAGGATCAATAGGGAGAATACAAAACTGTTCATTTAATAATATAGGTGATGTAGGTATATTTTTAATTGGTTCTACTCCTACAATTTGTTCTTGCGATTTCAATGCTTGTGATACAGGTATTAAATTCGATGGTTCATTTTATTCCCCCAAATTATCAGGTATATTTAATTCATCATTTTCTTTCTGCAATACAGCAATAGAAAGCAGAGGTGCTGTAGCAAGAGTACAGAACTGTGATTTTTATTTAAATGAAACTGGATTATTATGTCATAAAGATTCCAACTTGAACCTTACTTATAATGCAAAAAACTGCTTACGTAATGAAATTAATAATATTAAATTTTATTATGATGATATGTATCATTCATATATTCAAGTATTTAGTGGGCATAATGATTTTTATCATTTTGGATCAACTTCATTTGATTTTAACTTTGATGACAATTATTCCTCATCATACGTTTATGAAATTGATGCATCTAAGAATTGGTTTGAAGATGATTCACTAAGAGTAAATGATCCTGAATATGAACATTATGTAATAGTTAATGGTTATGATGATAATCCTAATACTGGAGGAACAGATCCTGATGGCAATAATCGGTACTTCTTGGCATTATATCAAGAAGCTTGCGAAAATTATGATCAAGCAGTTTTTTTATATGAAACAATACTAAATGATCAATTGGAAGTAGAAAAGAACTATTTAAATGGTTGTATTGATGGAATATATAGAATAAAATTAATGCAGGAGAACCAACTTGAAACATTAGAACAATATGTTACTCAGAAAATAGATCAATATGCTAATGTAGATTTCTCTTTTGCAAAATTATTAACTGATTATCTTATTAAGATTAATATAACAAAGAAAGATTTTCAAAATGCGATAGATTTAATTCAGATTCGTATAGATAATCCTGTTAGTATAATAGATTCCTTAAGGGCTGTTCTCGATTTAGAAATTGTTCTGCAGCTTGCGGTAATAGAAGATGATAAAAAACCAGTATCTACAAAATATAGCCAATATTTATATCCTAATATTGATATTTTTTATAATAAACATCAGGATCATTGGGCTTTGTTATATAAGTTGATGAATAAAGAGGAATTACAGGAAATACAAATTCCATTGGTCCCAATTATCAAGAATAATTATCCCAATCCTTTTAATCCTTCTACAACTATAGTATTTAGTATTCCTAATTCAAGCAAGACAAAATTGGATGTTTATAATGTTCGTGGTCAGAAAGTGAAACAACTTATTAACAATGATCTTGAACAAGGTTATCACAAAATTGTTTGGAATGGTAGAGATAAAAATAATCATAGCGTTGGTTCCGGTATTTATTTAGTTCGGCTTGAAACAAGTAGGAAAGTATGTGTACGGAAAATTATGCTGATAAAATAAATATTATCTAAGAGGAAATAGAAAATATTGATATTGGGGGTCCGTCTTTAATCCGGGCAGGAGCAAAAAACTTTAAAAGCGTTACTGTTTTGGTTGATCCTGAGGATTATCCACCCACTCTAAAACTTTTAAAACAGAATAGTGTTTTACCTGAGAGCTACAGTGCTTATCTGGCAAAAAAGGCATTTACTAAAATCAGTCAGTATGATTTGGATATTGCCGCTTATTTTACAAAAAAAGATAAGGACTTGCCTTTTATTTCAGAGCTTCCTGCTCAGCTTTTTGTATCTGAAAACCTGAACAGTAAATTGCGCTATGGCGAAAACCCTCATCAAAATGCTGGTTTTTATGCAAATGGTAACCCCGGTTGGGAACTTCTTCACGGTAAGGAACTCTCTTTCAATAATATAATGGACATTGACTCTGCCCTAAGAGCTATTCGTCTTTTTAGTGAACCAACTGCCATTATTGTCAAACATTGCAATCCTTGCGGTATTGGCAGTGGAGAAACATTGGCAGAGGCATATAGAAAAGCTTTTGAAACAGATACGGAGGCACCTTTTGGCGGAATTGTAATAGTAAATCGGTCTCTGAATCTGGAAACGGCAACCCTGATTAACAATATCTTCACTGAAATTATTATTGCTCCTGATTACGAACCCGGTGTTCCGGAATTCTTGAAGAAAAAGAAAAACCGACGCTTAATCCGCTACCACCTTTCCCTGCTGCAAAAACCGGTTAACCCTATAGAAATTAAAACATTAACCTTCGGCTATTTAGCTCAGAACTGGGACTTA
Encoded here:
- a CDS encoding T9SS type A sorting domain-containing protein, giving the protein MRYTFCICVLFLALSSFYAISSDDFTIGCYTYMKAWNSLESFNNEIITTYLKNAKYNLDVWDTNNPNINDIVNLINLHQNQNIDSYLTDYYWNIDTEGNITSGSHAISTGNYWRFEAEYSSEGGINNSNDKFFYKFSDPNRVGEAFSMGDREIWKCIYNHNIEPPPEGAPQILPNLIQMPPGNAICGFKTRWKEYKAGYNNNIVLNNEKNIGPEFRFASWGADSLSVTYMANNKLYLRYLIKIDPNFPANAPAFTFKCAFYKRENNNNYNWYFVPLKNVLSSTIPTDSITYTYSDMQSDNYTTTEAENPQSGYRSITFEIDLVYLLHNGFMNNLGYWFTSLYGINPYVYWHSGHTISIDYLEIFDKVYDNLDNNPSVVQGWISSRLYNNVKRHYTLDEPSMPQFYSLKLINENILSSINGDKAISNINWNHGLMKKGDGNRFSMPGLYLAETNPSELFIDYYVLEPEFNWNLPAEGNGICNKNSVQWNLDWKVLQHYRKLKMACEQDNIPLYVVPCTAGRWDENHNCWSFYQYPTPQMVKCLQFLPLCYGVDGIIDYHLYNIIPNVIQQIKEPYNYQEIESEIQESSLKWYSMLDVSNYNTPDYSIDSTSLYSAICEANDKICVYGPITKNLNWQDAVTIGISGLFQPGEIYSEPSSLLNGTTYLDSIKVVITNSNPDQYEGYIQCGFFSDNNNEPWYMLVNRRTNFVNNTSGSLKFYSVSDIRNCVGYNIPPAQRVRFKPNNYAFNHFGSPALYDPYSHSLYFQSGQNIDLQINSGDGILLEMCASLPPSVSSNTTLRKKIYLGGNISLNNGCTVNVEPNSIVSILPNTHITLDSNATFNIRGSISIGDSVHFTLSDNSTLSISNGVCNFGKTGTTIIIDGNGNFIISDNTQCIYPISFTMNISEGTNVIISGIQTYKTGSKIFVSNNSSLTYQNSIINFGNLVRMYINNSSFSISSCTILPSSISAYYDSILVSNSSYINILYSTISKVPIFVHNSNLYFINSNIEVNSNKTGITINNRDNYIIFDTTIGPRNSITCLSGEMAKGIEIIRSHSPVVIKNTIFSELQYGILKTTSFDSPDSIFNCSFNNCIYGIKETTIGSIGRIQNCSFNNIGDVGIFLIGSTPTICSCDFNACDTGIKFDGSFYSPKLSGIFNSSFSFCNTAIESRGAVARVQNCDFYLNETGLLCHKDSNLNLTYNAKNCLRNEINNIKFYYDDMYHSYIQVFSGHNDFYHFGSTSFDFNFDDNYSSSYVYEIDASKNWFEDDSLRVNDPEYEHYVIVNGYDDNPNTGGTDPDGNNRYFLALYQEACENYDQAVFLYETILNDQLEVEKNYLNGCIDGIYRIKLMQENQLETLEQYVTQKIDQYANVDFSFAKLLTDYLIKINITKKDFQNAIDLIQIRIDNPVSIIDSLRAVLDLEIVLQLAVIEDDKKPVSTKYSQYLYPNIDIFYNKHQDHWALLYKLMNKEELQEIQIPLVPIIKNNYPNPFNPSTTIVFSIPNSSKTKLDVYNVRGQKVKQLINNDLEQGYHKIVWNGRDKNNHSVGSGIYLVRLETSRKVCVRKIMLIK
- the purH gene encoding bifunctional phosphoribosylaminoimidazolecarboxamide formyltransferase/IMP cyclohydrolase, translated to MDIGGPSLIRAGAKNFKSVTVLVDPEDYPPTLKLLKQNSVLPESYSAYLAKKAFTKISQYDLDIAAYFTKKDKDLPFISELPAQLFVSENLNSKLRYGENPHQNAGFYANGNPGWELLHGKELSFNNIMDIDSALRAIRLFSEPTAIIVKHCNPCGIGSGETLAEAYRKAFETDTEAPFGGIVIVNRSLNLETATLINNIFTEIIIAPDYEPGVPEFLKKKKNRRLIRYHLSLLQKPVNPIEIKTLTFGYLAQNWDLINEPTEDWKMVTAKQPTSDELEALIYAWKAVSVLKSNAIAIAKEDRVLGLGCGQTSRIDAVQLALWKAKKFGHDLNGSVCASDGFFPFRDCIETLAKHGISAIIQPGGSKNDEDCIAACNELGIAMLFTGFRHFKH